One window of Chryseobacterium culicis genomic DNA carries:
- the cobC gene encoding alpha-ribazole phosphatase family protein encodes MEIHLIRHTAVENPENLCYGFAEMPLRKDYPEDFKTVDIEDDYDLIISSPSQRCCLLADYFNFNYQTDERLREMNFGNWEMKKWTDIPEEEINPWYQDFVNVKASGGENLLEMQARVLRFWRELIQKKEAEKILIIAHAGVIRLILHAVLQFPLENMFSIQIDYGKKVIIHGDEGLFSVKKMNV; translated from the coding sequence AGAAAATCCGGAAAACCTATGCTATGGTTTTGCTGAAATGCCTTTAAGAAAAGATTATCCTGAAGATTTTAAAACAGTGGATATAGAAGATGATTATGATCTAATTATCTCAAGTCCTTCCCAGCGTTGCTGCCTTTTAGCTGACTATTTTAATTTCAATTATCAAACGGATGAAAGACTTCGGGAAATGAATTTTGGGAACTGGGAAATGAAAAAATGGACGGATATTCCGGAAGAAGAAATCAATCCCTGGTATCAAGATTTTGTTAATGTCAAAGCTTCAGGAGGAGAAAATCTCCTTGAAATGCAGGCTCGTGTTCTCCGTTTCTGGAGAGAACTGATTCAGAAAAAAGAAGCGGAAAAAATACTCATCATTGCCCATGCCGGAGTGATTCGTCTGATCCTTCATGCTGTGCTTCAGTTTCCGCTGGAAAATATGTTTAGCATCCAGATTGATTATGGAAAAAAAGTGATTATTCATGGGGATGAAGGACTATTTTCTGTTAAAAAGATGAATGTATAG
- a CDS encoding RtcB family protein has translation MGTQGDGNHFLFVGISKNTGNTMMVTHHGSRAPGAALYDKGMKVANRFRQEISPETLKENAWIPYDTEEGKSYWEALQLIRQWTKENHTSLHDAVLNKLEMEKENRYWNEHNFVFKDGDLFYHAKGATPLDDKFMPDITGPRLIPLNMAEPVLIVQGKTNERNLGFAPHGAGRNFSRSQHKRSLAHKTTEEIFNEETEGLDIRFYSNEVDISELPSAYKSANNVRAQIEEYGLCEVLDEVMPYGCIMAGDVEKNAPWKRKKKFRKA, from the coding sequence ATGGGAACTCAGGGAGACGGAAATCATTTCCTTTTCGTGGGGATTTCTAAAAACACTGGAAATACCATGATGGTGACACACCATGGATCAAGAGCTCCAGGAGCTGCTTTATACGATAAAGGAATGAAGGTCGCCAACCGTTTCAGACAGGAAATATCCCCTGAAACATTGAAAGAAAATGCCTGGATCCCTTATGATACTGAAGAAGGTAAATCCTATTGGGAAGCCCTTCAGCTAATAAGACAATGGACAAAAGAAAACCATACTTCTCTTCATGATGCCGTGCTGAATAAGCTGGAAATGGAAAAGGAAAACAGATATTGGAATGAACATAACTTCGTTTTCAAGGATGGAGATCTTTTCTATCATGCAAAAGGAGCCACTCCACTGGATGATAAATTCATGCCTGATATTACGGGACCAAGACTGATTCCGTTGAATATGGCAGAACCGGTATTGATTGTTCAGGGAAAAACTAATGAAAGAAACCTGGGTTTTGCGCCTCACGGAGCGGGAAGAAACTTCAGCAGAAGCCAGCATAAAAGATCTTTGGCTCATAAAACAACTGAGGAAATCTTCAATGAAGAAACAGAAGGATTAGATATCCGTTTCTACTCTAATGAAGTTGATATTTCTGAGCTTCCAAGCGCTTATAAAAGTGCTAATAATGTGAGAGCACAGATTGAGGAATATGGACTTTGCGAAGTTCTTGATGAAGTGATGCCTTACGGATGTATTATGGCCGGAGATGTTGAGAAAAATGCTCCATGGAAAAGAAAGAAAAAATTTAGAAAAGCATAA
- a CDS encoding HopJ type III effector protein — MVLLEQLKHFPETIQFNDVIAHIDEHYEFTPTAFQNGDTTNQAGQNNGSCKVFSFASIQDLTKEETLWLFGEYYRDDVLKHPDGTDHQNIRNFMKSGWEGITFDENALKEK, encoded by the coding sequence ATGGTATTATTAGAACAATTAAAACATTTCCCGGAAACAATCCAGTTTAATGATGTTATCGCTCATATTGATGAACATTATGAATTTACTCCTACCGCTTTTCAGAACGGTGATACAACCAATCAGGCAGGGCAGAACAACGGTTCGTGTAAAGTGTTCAGCTTCGCAAGTATTCAGGATCTGACAAAAGAGGAGACCCTTTGGCTTTTTGGTGAGTATTACAGAGATGATGTTTTGAAACATCCTGATGGAACTGATCACCAGAATATCCGAAACTTCATGAAATCTGGCTGGGAAGGAATTACTTTTGACGAAAATGCTTTAAAAGAGAAGTAA
- a CDS encoding helix-turn-helix transcriptional regulator — translation MSSNKNALIRYKTLDKCLKNKYRKYTLEDLIDECSEALFEFEGKESYVSKRTVQLDLQNMRSEKFGYEAPIEVYERKYYRYSDPEYSIHNISVNESDLKAMNNAVQILKQFKDFSMFKEMNGVIQKLEDSIHATNQKSIIHLDKNEQLKGLEHIDILYESIANKKVLKILYKSFTARESNIFTVHPQLLKEFNNRWFLICLYKQKMYNLALDRMERIETDDSLQYIDKDLDGDEYFKDIVGVTVSESMDPRNVIFWVDAGNAPYVKTKPLHKSQEIIKEDDEGTLFKICVQINFELERLLLGFGDSLIVHKPRKLRVKMEKKFSAGSKNYQSLIVPDEN, via the coding sequence ATGTCATCCAATAAAAATGCTCTGATCCGGTATAAAACATTAGATAAATGTCTTAAAAACAAATACAGGAAATATACGCTGGAAGATCTCATTGATGAATGTTCAGAAGCATTATTTGAATTTGAGGGAAAAGAGTCCTATGTAAGTAAAAGAACCGTTCAGCTTGATCTTCAGAATATGCGGAGTGAAAAATTCGGATATGAAGCTCCTATTGAAGTCTACGAAAGAAAATACTACCGTTACAGTGATCCGGAATACAGTATTCATAATATCTCTGTGAATGAAAGTGACCTGAAGGCCATGAATAATGCGGTTCAGATTCTGAAACAGTTCAAGGATTTTTCTATGTTCAAAGAAATGAACGGTGTTATTCAGAAACTGGAAGACTCTATCCATGCTACCAACCAAAAATCTATCATTCATTTAGATAAAAATGAACAGTTAAAAGGGTTGGAACATATTGATATTCTGTATGAAAGTATTGCCAATAAAAAAGTCCTGAAGATTCTTTACAAAAGTTTTACGGCCAGAGAATCCAATATCTTTACGGTACATCCACAGCTGTTGAAGGAATTCAACAACCGTTGGTTTCTGATCTGCCTTTACAAGCAGAAAATGTACAATCTGGCGCTGGACAGAATGGAGCGTATTGAAACAGATGACAGCCTTCAGTATATTGATAAAGATCTGGATGGAGATGAATACTTTAAAGACATTGTAGGAGTTACCGTTTCAGAATCAATGGATCCGAGGAATGTGATTTTCTGGGTAGATGCAGGAAATGCACCCTATGTGAAAACAAAGCCGCTGCATAAAAGTCAGGAGATTATTAAGGAAGACGATGAAGGTACCCTCTTTAAAATTTGTGTTCAGATTAATTTTGAACTGGAAAGATTACTGCTTGGATTTGGGGATAGTCTGATTGTTCATAAACCCCGAAAATTAAGAGTGAAGATGGAAAAAAAATTCAGTGCCGGAAGTAAAAACTACCAGAGCCTGATTGTTCCGGATGAAAACTAA
- a CDS encoding DUF1501 domain-containing protein, with amino-acid sequence MLIKRREFLKISSLATASMLMPNFLKAMTLDEALNPNQNILVVLQFTGGNDGLNTIIPAKNDIYFRERKTLAIQNSIPLTDEAGINPSLSYFKELFDNGELSVMNNVGYPNPDKSHFRSMDIWQSASRSDQFLETGWLGRFLDEECYRCDHPTQALEVDDMLSLALKGENNKAFAFKDPKRLYQTSQEKYFKSLYDHHHDDETVSYLYQTLGSTINNADYIFEKSKAKKTEQIYPNSSLGKDFKTVASLIKSDINTQVYYLSVGSFDTHVNQNDRQKKLFDDINEAVKSFVTDMKSNGLFKNILLMTFSEFGRRVAQNASNGTDHGTANQMFFISGNLNKKGLLNSLPDLQNLNEGDLIYKEDFRKVYATILKNWLKADSSKVLGWKDGVYDFVKP; translated from the coding sequence ATGTTAATCAAAAGAAGAGAATTCCTCAAAATAAGTTCATTGGCTACCGCTTCTATGCTGATGCCCAATTTCTTAAAAGCAATGACGCTGGATGAAGCTCTGAATCCTAATCAGAACATTCTGGTGGTTCTCCAGTTTACAGGAGGAAATGATGGCTTGAATACCATTATTCCGGCTAAAAATGACATTTATTTCAGGGAAAGAAAAACACTGGCCATTCAAAACTCAATACCGCTTACCGATGAAGCCGGCATCAACCCTTCACTCTCCTATTTTAAAGAGCTTTTTGATAATGGGGAACTTTCTGTAATGAATAATGTAGGATATCCCAATCCGGACAAATCCCATTTCCGAAGTATGGATATCTGGCAGTCGGCAAGCAGAAGTGATCAATTTCTGGAAACAGGCTGGCTTGGACGTTTTCTGGATGAAGAATGCTATCGTTGTGACCACCCTACCCAGGCGCTGGAAGTGGATGATATGCTCAGCCTTGCTTTAAAAGGAGAAAACAATAAAGCTTTTGCGTTTAAAGATCCTAAAAGACTCTACCAGACCAGTCAGGAAAAGTATTTTAAATCACTCTACGACCATCATCACGATGATGAAACGGTATCTTATCTTTATCAGACGTTAGGTTCTACCATCAATAATGCCGATTATATTTTTGAAAAAAGCAAAGCTAAAAAGACGGAACAGATTTATCCCAACTCCTCATTAGGAAAAGATTTTAAGACGGTAGCTTCTTTAATAAAATCTGATATCAATACTCAGGTGTACTATCTTTCTGTAGGAAGTTTTGATACCCATGTCAATCAGAATGACCGACAGAAAAAGTTGTTTGATGATATCAATGAAGCCGTAAAATCATTTGTTACCGATATGAAAAGCAATGGACTGTTCAAAAATATCCTGCTGATGACATTTTCAGAGTTCGGTCGCCGTGTTGCACAGAATGCCAGCAATGGAACGGATCACGGAACTGCCAACCAGATGTTTTTTATCAGCGGAAACCTTAACAAGAAAGGACTGTTGAATTCACTTCCTGATTTACAGAACCTGAATGAAGGCGATCTTATTTATAAAGAAGATTTCAGAAAAGTATATGCTACCATTTTGAAAAACTGGCTTAAAGCTGATTCCTCCAAAGTATTGGGATGGAAAGATGGAGTCTACGATTTTGTGAAACCGTAA
- a CDS encoding DUF1800 family protein produces the protein MMADSLLKNKHLLWRAGFGVGIHQIDDLKNKNIKTLMNELFKEDRFSEITYDTPDPVSVTDYMSSTAPADKKKEMQRINREQNNELNLNFLNSIVNSKEQMREKMAFFWHGHFASRVINPRFNKQLLNTIRKNALGNFKDLLFEVSQSPAMLNFLNNQQNKKDHPNENFAREVMELFTMGRGNYTEKDVREGARAFTGWSYDKEGNFKERKNLHDEDSKTFLGKTGNFDGNDVLNIILEQKATAQFITTKIYKFFVNEKPDQDIVNTLSANFYNSGYDIKKLMTEIFSSTWFYDQKNIGNRIKSPVELMAGIMRILPMHIQNPENLIVYQKLLGQMLLYPPNVAGWPSGKSWIDSSTLMLRLQVPQIWSGLRPLEYSPRQDDDIDMGMKSRETALNKSFKNPNITIDWGRIEQLFANKNCEDYLLLSTQSLDMNSVKNFSDKSIKMNVINLMSTPEYQLM, from the coding sequence ATGATGGCTGATTCATTATTAAAAAACAAGCATCTTCTTTGGCGTGCAGGTTTTGGTGTTGGTATTCATCAAATTGATGATTTGAAAAACAAAAACATTAAAACGTTAATGAATGAATTATTTAAAGAAGACCGCTTCAGCGAAATTACTTATGATACTCCTGATCCGGTTTCGGTGACTGATTACATGAGCAGTACCGCTCCTGCAGATAAGAAAAAAGAAATGCAAAGGATTAACAGGGAGCAGAATAATGAACTGAATCTGAACTTTCTGAATTCCATTGTTAACAGTAAGGAACAGATGAGGGAAAAGATGGCGTTCTTCTGGCATGGGCATTTTGCCTCAAGAGTGATCAATCCAAGGTTCAACAAACAGCTTTTGAATACGATCAGGAAAAATGCACTGGGAAATTTCAAAGATCTGCTTTTTGAAGTAAGTCAATCACCAGCCATGCTTAATTTCCTGAATAATCAGCAGAATAAAAAGGATCACCCTAATGAAAATTTTGCCCGTGAAGTGATGGAACTGTTTACGATGGGCAGAGGAAACTATACTGAAAAAGATGTAAGAGAAGGCGCCAGAGCCTTTACAGGATGGAGTTATGATAAAGAAGGGAATTTTAAAGAAAGAAAAAATCTTCATGATGAAGACTCCAAAACTTTTTTAGGAAAAACCGGAAATTTCGATGGAAATGATGTTCTCAATATCATTCTGGAACAGAAAGCTACCGCACAGTTCATTACCACAAAGATTTATAAGTTTTTCGTCAATGAAAAACCAGATCAGGATATTGTCAATACATTGAGTGCAAATTTCTACAATTCAGGATACGATATCAAAAAACTGATGACTGAGATCTTCTCAAGCACATGGTTTTATGATCAGAAAAATATCGGCAACCGTATAAAGTCTCCTGTAGAATTGATGGCAGGGATTATGCGGATTCTTCCTATGCACATCCAGAATCCGGAAAACCTTATTGTATATCAGAAATTATTGGGACAAATGCTGCTTTATCCACCGAATGTAGCGGGATGGCCTAGCGGAAAATCATGGATAGACAGCTCTACACTGATGTTGAGACTTCAGGTTCCGCAGATCTGGTCCGGACTTCGCCCTTTGGAATACAGTCCGCGACAGGATGATGATATTGACATGGGGATGAAATCCCGTGAAACTGCGTTAAATAAAAGTTTTAAAAACCCGAATATTACCATCGACTGGGGTCGTATTGAGCAACTTTTCGCCAATAAAAACTGTGAAGACTACCTTCTCCTGAGCACTCAAAGCCTCGATATGAACTCTGTAAAGAATTTTTCCGATAAGAGTATAAAAATGAATGTCATCAACCTGATGTCTACCCCGGAATACCAGTTAATGTAG
- a CDS encoding glucokinase — MILNPKFPLYLPGVENSNNDNVSIIGASLREDITILGYFVSGNGGLEIKVENKFATKEYASFSDILKKFIQDNQLENVKRLGMAVPGPVLDGKSSPARLGWNLDVAEYARDFGFEKVDMLNDLEASAYGMALLEDNHLEAIYTSGHLEKGNVAVLAPGNGLGEAGYFFDGKYLRPFATEGGHSEFSPRTNVEVEFYQFLNNIYGIVSWENVLSKSGLFNIYRFLRDVKRHPEPEWLGERLAQGNFVEELYKAAVEENVLICRIALDTFLEFLAREANNLTLKLKATGGLLIAGDIPQMITEYIDKAKFYEKFKISDKMEGMLKNIPIYLVKQNHTALNGIALYTAYYQL; from the coding sequence ATGATTCTGAATCCAAAATTTCCACTTTATTTACCAGGAGTAGAGAACAGTAATAATGATAATGTTTCTATCATTGGAGCAAGTCTTCGTGAAGATATAACAATCTTAGGCTATTTTGTTTCCGGTAACGGAGGTCTTGAGATAAAAGTAGAAAATAAATTTGCAACCAAAGAGTATGCTTCTTTTTCAGATATTTTAAAGAAGTTTATTCAGGATAATCAGCTGGAAAATGTAAAACGTCTGGGAATGGCTGTGCCAGGTCCTGTACTTGACGGGAAAAGCAGTCCTGCAAGGCTGGGCTGGAATTTAGATGTAGCAGAATATGCCCGCGATTTCGGGTTTGAAAAAGTTGACATGCTGAATGACCTTGAAGCCTCTGCCTATGGAATGGCTCTTCTTGAAGATAATCATCTTGAAGCTATTTATACCAGCGGACATCTTGAAAAAGGAAACGTAGCGGTTCTTGCTCCCGGAAACGGATTAGGAGAAGCGGGATATTTCTTTGACGGAAAATACCTGAGACCTTTCGCAACAGAAGGAGGACATTCGGAATTTTCACCAAGAACCAACGTAGAAGTTGAGTTTTACCAGTTCTTAAATAATATATATGGTATTGTAAGCTGGGAAAATGTACTTTCGAAATCAGGATTATTCAATATCTACAGATTCTTAAGAGATGTGAAAAGACATCCTGAACCGGAATGGCTGGGAGAACGTCTTGCACAGGGAAATTTCGTGGAGGAATTATATAAAGCTGCTGTAGAGGAAAATGTACTGATCTGCAGAATCGCTTTAGATACTTTCCTTGAGTTTTTGGCAAGAGAAGCGAATAACTTAACTTTAAAATTAAAAGCTACCGGAGGACTACTGATTGCCGGAGATATTCCACAGATGATCACGGAATATATCGATAAGGCTAAATTCTATGAGAAATTCAAGATCAGTGATAAAATGGAGGGAATGCTTAAAAATATCCCCATCTATCTGGTTAAGCAAAATCATACCGCATTAAATGGTATAGCGCTTTATACCGCTTACTATCAGTTATAA
- a CDS encoding YceI family protein — MKKIFLLAVLAGGLAFGQSKKVVASDVHWWGYKVAKSEASSHDGTVKVKSGDMVMKGNQLVGGSFVLDMTSISSTDLTGEYQQKLNGHLKNGDFFEVEKFPTASFKITGVKKNNDKVYNSLVTGNLTVKGKTSPISFPAKISYSKGVVSLVSNKFSFDRQKFDVAYKSTMQDVFVKDDIDMLVKVTAQ, encoded by the coding sequence ATGAAAAAAATATTTTTATTAGCAGTTTTAGCTGGTGGTTTAGCTTTCGGACAGTCAAAAAAAGTAGTAGCGTCTGATGTGCACTGGTGGGGATATAAAGTAGCAAAATCTGAGGCTAGCTCTCACGATGGTACTGTAAAAGTAAAGTCTGGAGACATGGTAATGAAAGGAAACCAATTGGTAGGCGGAAGCTTCGTATTGGATATGACTTCTATCAGCTCAACTGACCTTACAGGAGAATATCAGCAAAAATTAAACGGACACCTTAAGAATGGTGACTTCTTTGAAGTTGAAAAATTCCCAACTGCAAGCTTCAAAATTACAGGAGTAAAGAAAAACAACGATAAAGTGTATAACTCTCTTGTAACAGGAAACCTTACTGTAAAAGGAAAAACAAGCCCAATCTCTTTCCCTGCTAAGATTTCTTACAGCAAAGGAGTAGTAAGTTTAGTATCAAACAAATTCTCTTTCGACAGACAAAAATTTGACGTAGCTTACAAGTCTACCATGCAGGATGTTTTTGTGAAAGATGATATTGATATGCTTGTAAAGGTAACTGCTCAATAA
- a CDS encoding YceI family protein, with protein sequence MKRLLLFAMVCASISFVSAQKKFDKVAKVTSSEIRWWGYKVVKTEETSHSGTVKLKSGKFNFDHTVLVDGEFVIDMRSMMAGDVSDEDQIKLTNDLKSSNFFEVKKFPIAKFHLTKIIPLANSEYNSTVYGDLTLKGVRKTISFPANVYVTQFTTSIESAKFSLNRRDFKVFYQSSLKDYFIKNEMDIQFKVTTEMLDNENRIQKKKK encoded by the coding sequence ATGAAAAGATTACTATTGTTTGCTATGGTGTGCGCAAGCATATCATTTGTTTCTGCCCAAAAGAAATTTGATAAGGTGGCTAAAGTGACTTCATCAGAGATCAGATGGTGGGGGTATAAAGTGGTAAAAACCGAAGAAACTTCCCACTCAGGAACAGTAAAGTTAAAAAGCGGAAAATTCAACTTTGACCATACGGTTCTGGTAGATGGAGAGTTTGTAATAGATATGAGAAGTATGATGGCGGGAGATGTTTCTGACGAAGATCAAATCAAGCTTACTAACGATTTGAAAAGCTCGAACTTCTTTGAAGTAAAAAAATTCCCTATTGCAAAATTCCATTTGACTAAAATTATTCCTTTAGCAAACAGTGAATACAATTCAACAGTATACGGTGACCTTACCCTTAAAGGAGTGAGAAAAACAATCTCTTTCCCTGCGAATGTATACGTTACTCAGTTTACCACATCTATTGAGTCTGCAAAGTTCTCTCTGAACAGAAGAGACTTTAAAGTATTCTATCAGTCTTCATTGAAAGATTATTTCATTAAGAACGAAATGGATATTCAGTTCAAAGTGACTACTGAAATGCTGGATAACGAAAATAGAATTCAGAAGAAGAAAAAATAA
- a CDS encoding alpha/beta hydrolase: MKIYIVSGLGADFKVLERIEFPKHCELIFIDWLIPEKNEPFDAYVKRMAEKVDDSEPFCLLGYSFGGIIVQEINQLKPAEKVVILGSIKSDKEKSKFIKTGEVTKIPRILPVGLFNDKAANVYAVVRKLFDPKNPKLLQYFKVRDPYYLKWSVEKVSEWKFEENPNVIQILGDKDIVFPIRYSHPDYVVKGGTHLFPATKSKEVSKILKEVFC, translated from the coding sequence ATGAAAATTTATATCGTAAGCGGTCTGGGAGCAGACTTCAAGGTACTTGAAAGAATAGAGTTTCCCAAACACTGTGAATTGATTTTTATAGACTGGCTTATTCCTGAAAAAAATGAGCCTTTCGATGCCTATGTTAAAAGAATGGCGGAGAAAGTAGATGACTCAGAGCCGTTCTGCCTGTTGGGTTATTCTTTTGGAGGAATTATTGTACAGGAGATTAATCAATTAAAACCGGCAGAGAAAGTGGTGATCCTTGGAAGTATAAAATCTGATAAGGAAAAGTCCAAATTCATAAAGACCGGAGAGGTGACCAAAATCCCGAGGATACTTCCTGTAGGTTTGTTCAATGATAAAGCAGCCAATGTATATGCTGTTGTCCGAAAGCTGTTTGATCCAAAAAATCCAAAACTGTTACAATATTTCAAAGTAAGAGATCCTTATTACCTGAAATGGTCTGTAGAAAAAGTTTCCGAGTGGAAGTTTGAAGAAAATCCTAATGTGATTCAGATTCTTGGTGATAAAGACATCGTTTTCCCTATCCGTTATTCCCATCCGGATTATGTGGTGAAGGGAGGAACGCATCTTTTTCCTGCTACAAAATCTAAAGAAGTTTCTAAAATACTGAAAGAGGTGTTTTGTTAG
- a CDS encoding ammonium transporter, with amino-acid sequence MKIGLKWIVSFSIIALVAIGGLFWNPVADIPNTGEFLSEDKIVGADVAWILAAAGLVLLMTPGLSFFYGGMVGKKNVISTMLQSFIALGVISMVWVVVGFSLSFGESLGITIAGKHYGIVGNPLSYPFFSGVGNLPHKLMAPTIPFILFALFQMKFAVITPAIITGSFAERVRFISYLLFIILFSIFIYTPLCHMVWHPDGLLNKYFGVKDFAGGTVVHMSAGFAALAGALVVGNRKNPHHEPSNIPYVLLGTGMLWFGWFGFNAGSALSASASAATAFGTTTIASASAMMTWIFFDRINGRSVSALGACIGAVVGLVAITPGCGFVSIQESLFIGFITAIVSNVMVNWKGLKKIDDTLDVFACHGVGGIMGMILTAVFAHGENASLLHGGIEVFLHHMAALVLVSVFTFFGSFILYKLTDSIITLRVSEESENKGLDLSQHEESFS; translated from the coding sequence ATGAAAATAGGATTAAAATGGATCGTTTCATTCTCAATTATCGCGCTCGTTGCAATTGGAGGTTTGTTCTGGAATCCGGTTGCCGATATTCCTAATACAGGAGAATTTTTAAGCGAAGATAAAATTGTAGGAGCCGATGTAGCCTGGATTCTGGCTGCAGCTGGACTTGTTTTGCTGATGACCCCTGGACTTTCCTTTTTTTATGGAGGAATGGTTGGGAAGAAAAATGTGATTTCTACGATGTTGCAGAGCTTTATTGCTTTAGGAGTCATCTCTATGGTCTGGGTAGTAGTCGGTTTTTCTTTATCCTTCGGTGAGTCTCTGGGAATTACTATTGCCGGAAAACATTATGGGATTGTCGGAAATCCATTAAGCTATCCTTTCTTTAGCGGAGTAGGAAATCTGCCTCATAAGTTGATGGCCCCTACGATTCCTTTTATCCTGTTTGCTTTGTTTCAGATGAAGTTTGCAGTTATTACTCCGGCTATTATTACCGGATCTTTTGCGGAAAGGGTTCGTTTTATCTCTTATTTACTGTTCATCATTCTTTTCAGCATCTTTATTTATACACCGCTTTGTCATATGGTGTGGCATCCTGATGGTCTTTTAAACAAATATTTTGGAGTAAAAGACTTTGCAGGCGGAACGGTGGTGCATATGAGTGCCGGTTTTGCTGCACTTGCAGGAGCTTTGGTAGTAGGAAACCGAAAAAATCCGCATCATGAGCCTTCCAATATTCCGTATGTACTTTTAGGAACAGGAATGTTGTGGTTCGGATGGTTTGGGTTTAATGCAGGATCTGCTTTGAGTGCTTCTGCCTCTGCTGCTACAGCCTTTGGAACAACTACTATTGCCTCTGCTTCAGCAATGATGACCTGGATCTTTTTTGACCGAATCAATGGGAGAAGTGTTTCGGCTTTGGGAGCCTGTATCGGGGCAGTAGTCGGACTGGTGGCCATTACTCCTGGATGTGGTTTTGTAAGCATTCAGGAAAGTCTTTTTATCGGGTTTATTACTGCTATCGTCTCAAATGTGATGGTCAACTGGAAAGGATTAAAGAAAATAGATGATACACTGGATGTTTTTGCCTGTCATGGAGTAGGAGGGATTATGGGAATGATTCTTACGGCTGTCTTTGCTCATGGGGAAAATGCCAGTCTGCTTCATGGAGGAATTGAAGTTTTTCTTCATCATATGGCCGCCTTGGTCTTGGTTTCTGTTTTTACATTTTTTGGATCATTCATTTTATATAAACTTACCGATTCAATAATTACCTTAAGAGTTTCTGAAGAGTCTGAAAATAAAGGGCTTGATTTGTCGCAGCATGAGGAAAGTTTCAGTTGA
- a CDS encoding FMN-dependent NADH-azoreductase yields the protein MKILIINASVRNERSYSRKLTQLFVENWKTKYPQDTFTWRETGIDPIPNIDESWIAGAFKKPLDRTETSQKALQLSNELVQELKEHDIYVIGTPMYNWSIPGGLKAYIDQVMRINETWKFRSGVPDGDYVGLLEHKKMFILSTRGDTGYGENEKNGHINFQTTYLKHIFGIMGVNDVTIHSLDNEEFGGEIFENSKNKIFETIHSIH from the coding sequence ATGAAAATACTGATTATCAATGCAAGTGTAAGAAACGAAAGATCTTACAGCAGAAAGCTCACCCAGTTATTTGTTGAAAACTGGAAAACCAAGTACCCTCAGGATACATTTACCTGGCGGGAAACCGGAATTGATCCTATTCCCAATATCGATGAATCCTGGATTGCAGGAGCATTTAAAAAACCTCTGGACAGGACGGAAACCAGCCAAAAAGCTTTACAACTCAGTAATGAACTGGTACAAGAACTCAAAGAACATGATATCTATGTCATTGGAACTCCCATGTATAACTGGTCTATTCCAGGCGGTTTAAAAGCTTATATTGATCAGGTAATGAGGATCAATGAAACCTGGAAATTCAGATCAGGAGTTCCGGATGGAGATTATGTAGGGCTTCTAGAACACAAGAAAATGTTTATCCTTTCCACCCGTGGAGACACAGGATATGGAGAAAATGAAAAAAATGGCCACATCAATTTTCAAACGACTTATCTGAAACATATTTTCGGAATTATGGGGGTAAATGATGTTACCATTCATTCCTTAGACAATGAAGAATTTGGAGGTGAAATTTTTGAAAATTCAAAAAATAAAATCTTTGAAACGATTCATTCTATTCATTAG